A window of Sulfurimonas gotlandica GD1 contains these coding sequences:
- a CDS encoding EAL domain-containing response regulator: MESKMVDLKKLKDYTKDMRVLYVEDDLTVQTEMSEFLKRFFPTVVLANNGKEGLEAYKEGNYDLIISDINMPVMNGIEMSKTILGEDQNQSIVIISAYNDSEYLLDLINLGIEYFVLKPVGLKQLTKIIYRVAQAHNNKKLAHLYHESIKKQNIELEKSLEEKSQIINTQIYRDSLTGLDNLCAFMYNTNNHKHLEFTVLMLLDVDNLQHINDLYGTKTGNQVLISFSKLIKEFSEEYYYELYHTSGDQFVLLDQVAYIDTEKYEIEFDILLNRIKEFTFFIDDFKKEISVNATIGMSLGLEHPLKHADMALKNAKDNNKTYAVYNTLIDTTKEMQEKMEWRHKITDALENNRIVPVYQPIVDRDANVIKYESLMRILEIVDNQEILISPDKFLKISLETKQYSLISAMMIYKVLDFLQTNEHTISINLTYSDITNKSFMESLYKRISKENLGNRLIVEITENESVQDYKLLKKSIERFRSLGVKIAIDDFGSGYSNFSQILEIHPEYIKIDGTLIENIDIDSHAFILTKAIVTFFNELGIKVIAEYVHSEKIHEILQEFNIDEFQGYYFSEPLREI; the protein is encoded by the coding sequence ATGGAAAGTAAAATGGTTGATTTAAAAAAGCTTAAAGATTATACAAAGGATATGAGAGTTCTTTATGTAGAAGACGACTTAACAGTTCAAACAGAAATGTCCGAATTTTTAAAGAGATTCTTTCCTACGGTAGTTTTGGCAAACAATGGAAAAGAAGGCTTAGAAGCTTATAAAGAAGGTAACTATGATCTAATCATCAGTGACATAAACATGCCTGTTATGAACGGTATAGAGATGTCTAAGACTATCTTAGGAGAGGATCAAAACCAATCAATAGTAATCATCTCTGCTTATAATGATTCAGAATACCTTTTGGATTTGATTAACTTAGGAATAGAATATTTTGTACTAAAACCAGTTGGTTTGAAGCAATTGACAAAAATAATATACAGAGTTGCCCAAGCTCACAATAATAAAAAACTTGCTCATCTCTATCATGAATCTATCAAAAAACAAAATATTGAACTAGAGAAGAGTCTTGAAGAAAAGAGCCAAATAATAAATACTCAAATATATAGAGACTCTCTTACAGGCTTAGATAACCTATGTGCTTTTATGTACAACACAAACAATCATAAGCATCTAGAGTTTACCGTACTTATGCTCCTAGATGTAGACAACCTCCAACACATCAATGACCTTTATGGAACTAAAACCGGAAATCAGGTTCTAATCAGCTTTTCAAAACTCATAAAAGAGTTTTCAGAAGAATATTATTATGAGCTTTACCATACATCAGGTGACCAGTTCGTCCTTCTAGATCAGGTGGCTTATATAGATACTGAAAAGTATGAGATAGAGTTTGATATTTTACTAAACAGGATTAAAGAGTTCACATTTTTCATAGATGATTTTAAAAAAGAGATTAGCGTCAATGCAACTATTGGTATGTCTCTAGGATTGGAACATCCCCTAAAACATGCTGATATGGCTCTAAAAAATGCAAAAGACAACAACAAGACCTACGCTGTATACAACACTCTAATTGATACGACAAAAGAGATGCAAGAAAAAATGGAGTGGAGACACAAGATAACAGATGCACTTGAAAACAATCGAATTGTTCCTGTATACCAGCCAATAGTTGACAGAGATGCAAATGTTATAAAATACGAATCTCTAATGCGGATTTTAGAGATAGTAGACAATCAAGAAATACTGATATCACCTGATAAGTTTTTGAAGATATCATTAGAGACAAAACAATACAGTCTCATCTCTGCAATGATGATTTACAAAGTACTTGATTTTTTGCAAACAAATGAGCATACTATCTCTATTAATCTGACCTATTCCGACATTACAAACAAAAGCTTTATGGAGAGCCTTTATAAAAGGATCTCAAAAGAAAACTTAGGGAATAGACTTATAGTTGAGATTACTGAAAATGAAAGTGTACAAGACTATAAACTTCTAAAAAAAAGTATTGAAAGATTTCGTAGTCTAGGCGTTAAAATCGCCATTGATGACTTTGGAAGCGGCTATTCTAACTTTAGTCAGATTTTAGAGATTCACCCTGAGTATATAAAAATAGACGGAACTCTAATTGAAAATATAGACATTGATTCACACGCTTTTATCTTAACAAAAGCGATAGTTACATTTTTTAATGAACTTGGGATAAAGGTGATAGCAGAATATGTACACAGTGAAAAGATTCACGAAATACTGCAGGAGTTTAATATAGATGAATTTCAAGGCTACTATTTCTCTGAACCACTCAGAGAAATATAA
- a CDS encoding ferredoxin--nitrite reductase, translated as MDSLQKAYEARSKKLNKIEEVKELKNPQDAFDKLGEYAKNGYDSIPDEDKKYFLKCFGIYDRPATPQMFMIKLRIPGGYLNSTQAREIGECALAYGQDYIDLTTRSQCELRYLDIKDIPTILQRLKNVGIDSYQTGVDNFRNIMTDPLDALGFDNVLPSYELLLKLQKTFLYSPEWISTLPRKFNTSITGSLSNRCNVFGHDCCFVLAQKDGCYGYNMYLGGKVGKIAKSADIFLANEDEVVKAFESITDLFKRFGFRDNRNKNRLHFLIDVVGMDEISSAIRENAGIDFARAGETMTKMDFNDPDQGKVQLRDGSFAVHVVVPSGVFTGSGMIEVANLSETYGNKEIRFDMEQSLYILGVKDVNTLLSEEFFEKYKSVNSPYFNHLIACAGTQHCPFGVIENKNDAINMATYLDEKVPLEKGRVRMYWSACVKGCGIHGLGDIGFEGCKTKVDGEAVGGVNISLGGQLVSEGVEGYTVLKSTPLKYAHFYVETLMLEYKKHKKADENFEQFHTRVLKQYTPASIGFMMKLGAYLRDKGIDIDFGFNDKTYTGKNEEFELFEIGRRLFYALTKREAYSAYDRFTNVLKNEKLENIRTLVENMDENIALMLEKILDEKEQNRAVVFSEISSFISIYES; from the coding sequence ATGGATTCTCTTCAAAAAGCTTATGAAGCTAGAAGTAAAAAACTAAATAAAATTGAAGAAGTTAAAGAACTTAAAAATCCTCAAGATGCTTTTGACAAGCTTGGGGAGTATGCAAAAAATGGTTATGATTCTATTCCAGATGAAGACAAAAAATACTTTTTAAAGTGTTTTGGCATCTATGACAGACCAGCTACACCCCAGATGTTTATGATAAAGCTTCGTATTCCCGGAGGATATTTAAACTCAACTCAAGCAAGAGAGATTGGTGAGTGTGCGCTTGCTTACGGACAAGACTATATAGACCTTACTACAAGAAGCCAATGTGAGCTTAGATATCTGGACATTAAAGATATCCCAACAATACTTCAAAGACTTAAAAATGTTGGAATTGATTCTTACCAGACAGGAGTTGATAACTTTAGAAATATCATGACAGATCCACTGGATGCTCTAGGGTTTGACAATGTTCTGCCATCTTATGAGCTGCTTTTAAAACTTCAAAAGACTTTTCTATATTCTCCTGAGTGGATATCAACTCTACCTAGAAAGTTCAATACTTCTATAACTGGTTCACTATCAAACAGATGTAATGTTTTTGGACATGACTGCTGTTTTGTACTGGCTCAAAAGGATGGTTGTTACGGTTATAACATGTACCTTGGCGGAAAGGTCGGTAAGATTGCAAAGAGTGCAGATATATTTTTAGCAAATGAGGATGAGGTAGTTAAAGCTTTTGAGTCAATTACTGATTTATTTAAAAGATTTGGTTTTAGAGATAACAGAAACAAAAACAGACTTCACTTTCTTATAGATGTAGTGGGAATGGACGAGATATCAAGTGCTATCCGTGAAAATGCTGGAATTGATTTTGCAAGAGCCGGTGAGACTATGACAAAGATGGATTTCAATGATCCAGATCAGGGGAAAGTTCAACTTCGTGATGGCTCTTTTGCAGTTCATGTTGTCGTGCCTTCAGGTGTTTTTACAGGTAGTGGAATGATAGAGGTTGCGAACCTTAGTGAGACTTACGGAAATAAAGAGATACGTTTTGATATGGAACAGAGTCTATATATCTTAGGTGTCAAAGATGTTAATACTCTACTGAGCGAAGAGTTCTTTGAAAAATACAAAAGTGTAAATTCTCCATACTTTAACCACCTTATAGCTTGTGCAGGAACCCAGCACTGTCCATTTGGTGTAATTGAGAATAAAAATGATGCTATCAATATGGCTACATATTTGGATGAGAAAGTACCTCTTGAAAAAGGTAGAGTTAGAATGTACTGGTCTGCCTGTGTTAAAGGTTGTGGCATCCATGGTCTTGGAGATATAGGATTTGAAGGATGTAAAACAAAGGTAGATGGTGAAGCTGTCGGCGGTGTGAACATATCTTTAGGCGGACAGCTTGTGAGTGAGGGAGTAGAAGGATATACAGTGCTTAAATCTACTCCTTTGAAGTACGCACACTTCTATGTTGAGACTTTGATGCTAGAGTATAAAAAACACAAGAAAGCAGATGAAAATTTTGAGCAGTTTCACACTAGAGTCTTAAAACAATATACTCCTGCATCTATCGGTTTTATGATGAAGTTAGGAGCTTATCTAAGAGATAAAGGAATAGATATAGATTTTGGTTTTAACGATAAGACATATACCGGTAAAAATGAAGAGTTTGAACTATTTGAGATAGGTCGTAGACTTTTTTATGCTCTTACAAAAAGAGAAGCATATTCGGCTTATGATAGATTTACAAATGTTCTTAAAAATGAAAAACTTGAAAATATAAGAACACTGGTTGAGAATATGGATGAGAATATAGCTTTGATGCTAGAAAAGATCTTAGATGAAAAAGAGCAAAACAGAGCAGTTGTTTTTTCTGAGATATCTTCATTTATCTCAATATATGAGAGTTAA
- a CDS encoding CheR family methyltransferase, with product MFSFFKKKKPIVEKEEVKVVELTDYSDVTKIAEYFKNETGVTFDKQINILTNKVMTFCRQREIISFEKLLSIVDSDAKIKQELIDYLTTNETFFYREFRQVAQLVELVKACVGNVDILCAPSATGEEPYSIAIALLEAGVIPSKFKIVGIDINSDALDRAGEAIYKERNIRNLSAEILDKYFDKHGEQYALKNSVKSLVTFELANLFDPSFLNLGKFDFIFSRNMFIYFDAPTKIKAKNILESMRKNSHQEIFFGHADQL from the coding sequence ATGTTTAGTTTTTTTAAGAAAAAAAAACCGATTGTTGAAAAAGAGGAAGTTAAAGTTGTAGAGCTTACAGACTATAGTGATGTTACAAAAATAGCTGAGTATTTTAAAAATGAAACTGGCGTTACTTTTGATAAGCAGATAAACATTTTAACAAATAAAGTAATGACCTTTTGTAGGCAAAGAGAGATTATCTCATTTGAAAAACTACTGTCGATTGTTGATTCAGATGCTAAGATAAAGCAGGAACTTATTGACTACTTAACAACTAATGAAACGTTTTTTTACAGAGAATTTAGACAGGTAGCCCAACTTGTAGAACTTGTAAAAGCTTGCGTGGGAAATGTAGATATTTTGTGTGCTCCGTCTGCTACAGGTGAAGAACCATATAGTATAGCAATAGCACTGCTTGAAGCTGGAGTAATTCCTAGTAAGTTTAAAATTGTAGGTATAGATATTAACTCAGATGCATTAGACAGAGCAGGAGAGGCTATCTATAAAGAGAGAAATATAAGAAATTTGTCTGCTGAGATACTCGACAAATACTTTGATAAGCACGGTGAGCAATATGCTCTAAAAAACAGTGTAAAATCTCTTGTGACTTTTGAACTTGCAAATCTGTTTGATCCGTCATTTTTAAATCTTGGTAAATTTGATTTTATCTTCTCAAGAAATATGTTTATATATTTTGATGCTCCAACAAAGATAAAAGCAAAGAATATTTTAGAGAGTATGAGAAAAAATTCCCATCAAGAGATATTTTTTGGACATGCAGATCAGTTGTAA
- a CDS encoding chemotaxis protein CheB, giving the protein MQNLKHSIPSKIVLIGASTGGPGQIEKIINALPELKNTSIVIAQHMVVGFMASFAKRLQENHLNPISVAQDNTYLENANVYVCCGATTVSKNSSGFIFSKKDSPVNAFNPDINILFNSFVVFAKEVEILSVILTGIGHDGVEACKTLGLNGSSCITESEGSAIVDGMPSRARKEVQNIKVLDISEIVESIKEFCT; this is encoded by the coding sequence ATGCAAAACTTGAAACATTCAATACCTAGTAAAATCGTCCTAATCGGTGCCTCTACAGGAGGGCCGGGACAGATTGAAAAAATCATAAATGCTCTTCCTGAGCTAAAAAACACTAGTATAGTAATTGCTCAGCATATGGTAGTAGGTTTTATGGCCAGCTTTGCTAAACGACTACAAGAAAATCATTTGAATCCAATCTCAGTTGCACAGGATAATACCTATTTAGAAAATGCAAATGTGTATGTATGTTGCGGAGCAACTACTGTTAGTAAAAACTCTTCAGGATTTATCTTTTCTAAAAAAGACTCTCCCGTAAATGCTTTTAATCCAGATATTAATATTCTGTTTAATTCTTTTGTTGTGTTTGCTAAAGAGGTAGAGATTCTTAGTGTGATTTTGACTGGAATAGGCCATGATGGGGTAGAGGCTTGTAAAACACTTGGGCTAAATGGCTCTTCTTGTATTACGGAGAGTGAGGGTAGTGCTATAGTTGATGGGATGCCAAGTCGTGCAAGAAAAGAAGTACAAAATATTAAAGTATTAGATATAAGTGAGATAGTAGAATCAATAAAGGAGTTTTGCACATAA
- a CDS encoding molybdopterin oxidoreductase family protein: MINKLKDFLGFDIKAEKYKLSNDPLFGMISDEKKPDKWVFSTCGYCGVGCGLYIGVKDGRAVYTKGNPKHFVNKGTLCPKGLSEHQLINSPERVTTPLIKKNGELVYASWEDSYKKVADEFKRIAKEHGEKAVGVISTGQLLTEEFYTLGKFVQLGLKTNNYDGNTTLCMSSAVMGYKQSLGSDGPVGSYEDFEKANTIILVGANISDNHPILKLHIAKNKNHPKIIVIDPRSSKTAQMADIFVPLKPRTDLALFNGLAYIIMEQGWEDEAYIKANTNGYKELKKHLQNYPPQEVVNITGIDVKTLYELARQFASGDSVLTAWTMGVNQSFMGTDTVSAIVNLHLLTAQIGKEGAGPFSITGQCNAMGTRESGFTSSLPGYRNFGDKAALKEYAAIVNVPVEIVPLERGYKYAEIIDAIDRGEIKALWVVATNPLVSFVNQEKLRKTLAKLDLLVVQDAFMSDTAEIADVVFAAATWGEKEGTYTNSERRCNRANKAVEPLGNTKSDFDIIVDFSKYFHGVHELLFNHWKKPLDAFNEFKEITRGQLCDYSGMTYELMEEHGGIQWPCNEDRPLGTKRLYSSDIPFRTPDKKANLICADWFPMAEPICSEFPLILNTGRTVEQWHTRTKTRSIEILDNLAPEAWVDVNPKDARKLEVKSGDRISLSSARGRVEGVVVRVTNSVASGNVFVPFHFNTQLVNALTNESFCPKSGEPNFKQTAIQLHSKKVPQGLEFQEREIVGEIEHVKSAYEGISIKEKERVV; this comes from the coding sequence ATGATAAATAAATTAAAAGATTTTTTAGGTTTTGATATAAAAGCAGAGAAATATAAACTCTCAAATGATCCTCTCTTTGGAATGATTAGTGATGAGAAAAAACCAGATAAGTGGGTCTTTTCAACTTGTGGTTACTGTGGAGTGGGATGTGGCCTTTACATCGGTGTAAAAGATGGCAGAGCTGTATATACTAAAGGCAACCCAAAACACTTTGTAAATAAAGGTACACTCTGTCCAAAGGGTTTGAGTGAGCACCAGCTTATTAACTCTCCTGAGAGAGTCACAACTCCGCTTATCAAAAAGAACGGAGAGCTTGTTTATGCTTCATGGGAAGATTCGTATAAAAAAGTTGCAGATGAATTTAAACGCATCGCAAAAGAGCATGGAGAAAAAGCTGTTGGTGTTATCTCTACGGGACAACTTCTAACAGAAGAGTTCTACACTCTTGGTAAGTTTGTTCAACTTGGCTTAAAAACTAACAACTATGACGGAAATACAACTCTGTGCATGTCATCTGCCGTTATGGGGTATAAACAGTCTTTAGGTTCTGATGGTCCGGTAGGCTCTTATGAAGATTTTGAAAAAGCAAATACTATCATACTTGTCGGCGCAAATATCTCAGATAATCATCCTATACTCAAACTTCATATAGCTAAAAACAAAAATCATCCTAAGATAATAGTGATAGATCCACGGAGCTCTAAAACTGCTCAAATGGCTGATATATTTGTACCTCTAAAACCAAGAACTGACTTGGCACTTTTCAATGGTCTGGCTTATATCATTATGGAGCAGGGTTGGGAAGATGAAGCTTATATAAAAGCAAATACAAATGGCTATAAAGAGCTAAAAAAACATCTTCAAAACTATCCTCCGCAAGAGGTGGTAAATATCACGGGTATAGATGTTAAGACTCTTTATGAATTAGCTCGTCAGTTTGCATCTGGAGATTCAGTTTTAACAGCTTGGACTATGGGTGTTAACCAGTCTTTTATGGGAACGGATACGGTTAGTGCAATAGTAAACCTGCATCTACTGACAGCTCAGATAGGAAAAGAGGGTGCTGGGCCTTTTTCCATTACAGGACAGTGTAATGCTATGGGGACAAGAGAGAGCGGTTTTACATCTTCACTCCCTGGATATAGAAACTTTGGTGATAAAGCAGCTCTAAAAGAGTACGCAGCTATAGTAAATGTACCAGTGGAGATTGTTCCATTAGAGCGTGGATATAAATATGCAGAGATAATAGACGCCATAGACAGAGGTGAGATAAAAGCACTCTGGGTAGTCGCTACTAATCCGCTTGTGAGTTTTGTAAATCAAGAAAAACTTCGTAAAACTCTTGCAAAACTCGACTTGCTTGTAGTCCAAGATGCCTTTATGTCAGATACTGCAGAGATAGCAGATGTCGTTTTCGCAGCTGCTACATGGGGAGAAAAAGAGGGAACATATACAAACTCAGAGCGTAGATGTAACCGTGCAAACAAAGCAGTAGAACCTTTGGGTAATACAAAAAGTGATTTTGATATCATAGTTGATTTTTCAAAATATTTTCACGGTGTTCATGAGCTTCTCTTTAATCACTGGAAAAAACCTCTAGACGCGTTTAATGAGTTTAAAGAGATTACTCGCGGACAGCTCTGTGACTACTCTGGTATGACTTATGAGTTGATGGAAGAGCATGGTGGTATTCAGTGGCCTTGTAATGAAGATAGACCACTAGGTACTAAGAGACTCTACTCTAGTGACATACCATTTAGAACTCCTGATAAAAAAGCAAATCTAATATGCGCAGATTGGTTTCCTATGGCTGAACCTATTTGTAGTGAATTCCCTCTTATCTTAAATACAGGCCGCACGGTTGAGCAGTGGCATACTCGTACAAAAACACGCTCAATTGAGATACTTGATAATCTTGCTCCTGAAGCATGGGTAGATGTCAATCCCAAAGATGCAAGAAAATTAGAAGTAAAAAGCGGAGATAGAATTTCACTCTCAAGTGCCAGAGGGAGAGTAGAAGGTGTTGTAGTTAGAGTAACAAACAGTGTAGCATCCGGTAATGTATTTGTTCCTTTTCACTTTAATACTCAACTCGTAAATGCTCTGACAAATGAGAGCTTCTGTCCAAAGTCTGGCGAGCCAAACTTTAAGCAGACAGCCATACAACTGCACTCTAAAAAAGTTCCTCAGGGACTGGAGTTTCAAGAGAGAGAAATAGTAGGTGAGATAGAACATGTGAAGAGTGCTTATGAAGGTATTTCAATCAAAGAAAAAGAAAGAGTTGTATAA
- a CDS encoding tetratricopeptide repeat protein yields MRKIIYILSIMLFTTAHAYNMEDFEFYTEACKRNDYVSCSHLAIIYEENIIVKQDMKKAFNLYSKACGGDYAFACHNVAVTYSKSNNQALKDIALKFYDKACDGGYTESCIHLGRLHRDSHTLNRDYKKAKEYFAKACEGNNRLGCKEERILEESGY; encoded by the coding sequence TTGAGAAAAATTATTTATATACTTAGTATTATGCTTTTTACAACTGCTCATGCTTATAATATGGAAGACTTTGAGTTTTACACAGAGGCCTGTAAAAGAAATGATTATGTAAGCTGTTCTCATTTAGCCATCATATATGAAGAAAATATCATCGTCAAACAAGATATGAAAAAAGCATTTAATCTTTACTCAAAAGCTTGTGGAGGGGACTATGCCTTTGCCTGTCATAATGTAGCTGTAACTTACTCAAAAAGTAACAATCAGGCACTTAAAGATATAGCTCTAAAGTTTTATGATAAGGCTTGTGATGGTGGTTATACTGAATCATGTATACATCTTGGACGACTTCATAGAGATTCTCATACACTAAATAGGGACTATAAAAAAGCTAAAGAGTATTTTGCAAAAGCTTGTGAGGGAAACAATCGTCTAGGTTGTAAAGAAGAAAGGATTCTTGAAGAGTCTGGATATTAA
- a CDS encoding DmsC/YnfH family molybdoenzyme membrane anchor subunit: MQTPLESFIDYKADTGMQCGNYSINIPKLQEGEQYRFHFDATACVGCHCCEVACNEQNNNPADIKWRRVGEMEGGEFPAFTQLFNSMSCNHCIDPECLKGCPTNSYIKISETGIVVHDDDTCIGCQYCTWNCPYEVPTYHEERKIVTKCHMCHERLDVGQTPACVQACPSGAIEIEVVNIQKWLEKDIDKEGNMPFLPDARITNSTTRYTLPKKLPDSMKEVDEHILKPAHSELPLVFMTVLTQISLGGFAVLFLGDIMSLLGFEKVNWMMALLVMLPAAIGLPLSALHLGRPFLALTAMKNIKTSWLSREALALGVFTGLMNVVVVLYFLEMPQILILLIELITLIAGIYGIYAQSMIYRIKARPAWDRITTNMKFFGVTYIGPIMLSLVAVVLGMLEAAIPLVALGMLGALAQLFFTYEDARTLSSEGTNEYQLKRTLRLYEENFKNIRLFRFISIALGGVLLPLFSIVLLSTSAFGVASVSLTLSLVLIFASEISDRFLFYSTVVPLGMAGGFFVGKQR; encoded by the coding sequence ATGCAAACACCTTTAGAGAGTTTCATAGATTACAAAGCTGACACCGGAATGCAGTGTGGTAATTACTCTATAAATATACCAAAATTGCAAGAGGGTGAACAGTACAGGTTTCACTTCGATGCAACTGCATGTGTAGGCTGTCACTGTTGTGAAGTCGCATGTAATGAACAAAATAATAATCCAGCTGATATAAAGTGGAGAAGAGTCGGCGAGATGGAAGGCGGAGAGTTTCCAGCCTTTACTCAGCTCTTTAACTCTATGAGCTGTAACCACTGCATCGACCCTGAGTGTTTAAAAGGGTGTCCGACAAATTCTTACATAAAAATATCAGAAACCGGAATCGTAGTCCATGATGATGATACTTGTATAGGTTGTCAGTACTGTACTTGGAACTGTCCTTATGAGGTTCCAACTTACCATGAAGAGAGAAAGATAGTTACAAAGTGTCACATGTGTCATGAGAGACTCGATGTTGGTCAGACTCCTGCTTGTGTTCAAGCTTGTCCATCTGGAGCTATAGAGATAGAAGTTGTAAATATTCAAAAGTGGTTGGAAAAAGATATAGATAAAGAAGGGAATATGCCTTTCTTACCTGATGCAAGAATAACAAACTCTACAACAAGATATACACTTCCAAAAAAATTGCCAGACTCGATGAAAGAGGTAGATGAGCATATTTTAAAACCTGCACATTCTGAGCTTCCACTTGTATTTATGACAGTGCTTACTCAAATTTCACTTGGTGGTTTTGCAGTTTTATTTTTGGGTGATATTATGAGTCTGCTTGGCTTTGAAAAGGTTAACTGGATGATGGCACTCTTAGTTATGCTTCCAGCAGCTATTGGTCTTCCGCTCTCAGCGCTGCATCTAGGTCGTCCATTTTTAGCACTTACTGCGATGAAAAATATAAAGACATCATGGTTATCCCGTGAAGCATTAGCTCTTGGAGTCTTTACCGGTTTGATGAATGTTGTTGTTGTTCTCTACTTTTTAGAGATGCCGCAAATTCTAATACTACTAATTGAACTAATAACTCTAATAGCCGGAATCTATGGCATCTACGCTCAAAGTATGATTTACCGCATTAAAGCAAGACCGGCTTGGGATAGGATAACTACAAATATGAAGTTCTTTGGAGTGACATATATAGGTCCTATTATGCTTAGTCTTGTTGCCGTAGTTCTTGGAATGCTTGAAGCTGCTATTCCATTAGTAGCTCTTGGGATGCTTGGAGCACTTGCTCAATTGTTTTTCACTTATGAAGATGCTAGAACACTTAGCAGTGAAGGTACAAATGAGTATCAGTTAAAAAGAACTCTTAGATTATATGAAGAGAACTTTAAAAATATAAGACTATTTCGTTTTATCTCAATAGCACTTGGAGGCGTACTTCTTCCTCTGTTTAGTATAGTACTTTTAAGTACATCAGCATTTGGAGTCGCTTCTGTTTCTCTGACTCTCTCTCTGGTGCTGATTTTTGCGAGTGAGATAAGTGACAGATTTTTATTTTATTCGACTGTAGTTCCTCTTGGAATGGCAGGAGGATTTTTCGTAGGAAAACAAAGATAA